Proteins encoded by one window of Lycium barbarum isolate Lr01 chromosome 11, ASM1917538v2, whole genome shotgun sequence:
- the LOC132617217 gene encoding uncharacterized protein LOC132617217 — MSSTSSAWLAAVSVGVAEALKDQGLCRWNYTIKAINQHTKNNLRSYLQAKKFSSQSSSLVSANSKVKQSEESLRKVMYLSCWGPN, encoded by the coding sequence ATGAGTTCAACAAGCAGTGCATGGCTTGCAGCAGTAAGCGTGGGAGTGGCAGAGGCACTCAAAGATCAAGGACTTTGTAGGTGGAATTACACCATCAAAGCCATAAATCAGCACACCAAGAACAACTTGAGGTCATACTTACAGGCCAAGAAGTTCTCTTCTCAATCTTCTTCTTTGGTTTCTGCTAACAGTAAAGTGAAGCAATCTGAAGAGTCTCTGAGGAAAGTCATGTACTTGAGCTGTTGGGGTCCTAATTGA